The Nicotiana tomentosiformis chromosome 2, ASM39032v3, whole genome shotgun sequence genome includes the window caataccattattcataataccaataccactgtactCTTAGCACgtagtccgatcatgacccggtCGGCTAggttatctcattagagacatcaaccacaattactttcAGTATcagtaccaccgtctttaacacgaaGTCCAATCACGaaccgatcagctaggctatctattagggacatcgaccacaatcacaatttctagtacaatcaccaccatgtgtgcgacatggtatccgatcacgacccgaatggctaggctgtcttattcgagacattaACCTTTTTATATGAATCgtcacatttcatattactttcacatcttttcattttattggcactaatggccataattataagatcattcttggcacgttggccttatttagtatttcatgctcacctttccactttctaacatcaacatcgtcaacaacaacaacaacaattcaaatcaaggcatgtagtatACATGTGaccaattaagagtctaaggcacatagagattcttcataaaatttggcataatagccttcatttgaatttaacttgaagtcgaacatttctaatgcacagcccatatttttaacacatcctcaattgataacataacataaataaagcatttggaatacttgttgaacatatatatttcaacccaatcttactcagaatagccaattttataatgaatcactcgggacttacataattcgcctgaatatcgtgggatctaattataagagaagagtttagccaacatacctccattgagcttccttaaactctaaaatgttccgaaattcttagcaacttcaatctattgtagaaatataataaattgaatcaaaattatgaAGAtggtcatggttctagctcatttgagcattttatcaaatactaggtgtgcattaaggttttaaggtccttttatggaggattccatcatcccacaactcaatctttaccatttttagctcaacaatcttcctacaccctttgataacatatgcatgtaaaataaacaactctcatgcccaaaaattatcttgctaattacccatttctagacaaattcGAATTAAGGttaaggtgtagaatcttacctttaaaatgaagaccttgtgggttttccttgttaatcttccaagatttgagcaagaattgaagaatcaattattgaggaacactatctcactctagggcattctctctcactctaaaatgtcagattgttgctcaaaaatggcccaaaacgtttatttaacgaagtaggatcgagttttaaaaacccaaaaatgaagctccggaacaggttctgcggtcgcatatgcgaccgcataatggttatgcggtccgcgaaattggggtgccaaaCTAGAAATGAACTTacccggtctgcggtcactatgcagcccacatacctgttatgcggtcgcataatgcaccgcagaattgttttgcggtcgcatagtggccgcgaaattgacatccaaattggcccaattaactgcctcactcttcggccattatgcggtccgcagagtgattctgcggtcgcataacggACCGCAAAAACGTATTTCATagccaaacattttcctttactttctagtGCATCGTTCAACCCAAAACGTCTgagtacaatcctcaaacacgtaagcccaattcagcaccacgaaacattattttcttttgcaaattttactgggctttatacttaagtacttcgaatttTTTTtcccggggtgttacattctcccccgcttaaaaatccgtcattagcatcaaATGTGGCCCAATTGTTAATCCACGCTCACTAGTagcttcaaaatttggctaactccctaaatttccaaaaaatttGCTAGAGTTgcctttgtaattaggcctatccacctgttagagattCCCAGAatcacatcctaacaacatatacagaATCTAATGATGTAGCATAAtataaaacaacaccaactgtggcctcacaagtgatatattaccagaaaggaacaccctcaACGCCAATTATACAAATGATACATAGttcatagaaagcaactcttagaattttcatagatcacaactttataaatacatggctattcaaacaaataaggatactttttcttcatttcttcctcggcctcccaagtagcctcttcaacctgttggtttcgccataacacttttacggatgtaatttctttatttctcaactttcggacttgcctatcaataatagaaactggaatctcttcataagtcaattccgcATTaatctcaatagtctcaaccggaacaatgagtgtcgggtctccaattactttcttcaacatagacacataaaaTACCGGGTGTAGCAATGACATCtctggtggtagctcaagcttgtacgccacctcatcgATCCTCTGAAtaattctgtacggtccgacatacctcggactcaattttcctttcttatcaaatcgcattacacctttcatggggaaactttcaagaatacccaatcatcttctttgaactccaaatccctacgacgaacatccgaataggacttctgacaacTCTAAGTAGTTTTTagccgctccttaatgattttaacttttttcatagtctgatgtacgaggtctggccctatcaactctgcttccctaattttgaaccacccaatgggagatctacatctcctaccatataaagtctcgaacggtgccatctgaatgctagcatgataactattgttgtagacaaattatatgagtggcaaatgatcatcccaactacttttgaagtcaagaacacaagcgcgcaacatatcctcaagcgtctgaatagtccactctgcatgctcgtcagtctgcgggtgaaaggctgtactaagattcacctgagtacccataccttgttgaaatttcttccaaaaattagtagtgaattgtgctccccgatcagaaataatggaaactagaatgccatgcaacctgactatttctttgatatacaaccgagcatactgttccgctgtatcggtagccttaactgGTAAAAAGTGGACCGATTttgtgagtcggtccacaatcacccaaattgagtcaaacttacgaggagtgcgaggtaatcCTGCcataaagtccatattaatcattttccacttccacattggaatctctatgttctgtgccaacccaccaggccgttggtcTTCGACCTTctcttgctgacaatttggacacttcGCCACAAATTTCTCTTTATTCCTATTCATATCATTCCACTAATAGATTTttttgagatcatgatacatcttcgtagaacctgggtgtacggaatacctggaagtgtgagcctcggccATGATCCTTTCCCTGAgatcatctacatttggaacacatagccgcccttggtaccttagtgtaccatcatccatgccaagggTAAAAttcatagttttatgtttttgtatcccctctttcaattgcaccaacaatggatcattatattgcttctctttgacttctacaacaagcgatgattcagccatATTTTGCACAATTAACCCTCCTTAACTAGAGTCCGCAAGAataactcccaaactagccaatcggtgaacttacttggccaatggcctttgatatgcctctaagttaaccaaactacccatagagttttggctaagagcatatgccacaacattggcaTTCCCCGGGTGATACAGGATAtcaatgttgtaatatttgagtaactcaagccgtCTCCTCTGCCTCAGATTTagctccttctgtttgaaaatatattaaaggctcttatggtccgtgaatatatcaacatggaccctatataaataatgacgccagattttcaatgcaaataccactgccgcaagttctaagtcatgtgttggatagttcttttcgtgattcttgagttgccttgaagcataagctataaccttgccatgttgcattaatacacaaccaagcccaattcttgaagcatcacaatatgcCAAAAATCCATCTGCACCCTCTGGGAAGGTCAACACAGGTGTCGTCGttaatcttgctttcaattcctggaaactcctttcacatgcatctgaccactggaacttaactgccttctacgtcaatttagtcaatggagaggcaagggtagaaaacccttacacaaactttctgtaataccctgctaggcccaagaaactacggatctcggttggcgttgtaggcctcggccaattcttcacagctgctatcttttgaggatcaaccataatcccttcactagagactacatgacccaagaatatgacagaTGCAacccaaaattcacactttgaaaactatgcatataactggtgctgatacaAACTCTGCAACACTGCCCCgagatgatcagcatggtcctcccgactccTCGAATAAGcaaggatatcgtcaatgaacactatcacgaaggagtcgaggaaaggattgaatacccgattcataagatccatgaaggctgctggggcatttgttagcccaaaagacatcaccaaaaattcaaagtgcccatatcggattctaaaagctgttttcggaacatcctgctccctaatcttcaattggtgatacctagattgtaaatcaattttggagaagtacttagtaccctgcaattggtcaaacaagtattctatccttggcagtgggtacttattcttgattgtgaccttgttaagctgctgggagtcaatacacattctcagtgatccatctttctttctttcttacaaaaaggactggtgcgccccaaggcgacacactcggccggataaaacccttttctaacaagtctctcaattgttcctttagctccttcaattctaccGGTGCTATTCTGTAggatggaatagatataggatgtgtttctggcatcacatcaatcccaaaatcaatctcccggTCTGGTGGAATCTAGGGAGTTCATCTggaaagactcccgaaaattcatttataacaggcacggactcaagtgtaggtgcctcagcatcggtgtccgtaacctagaccaaatggtaaatacaccctttgttgatcattttcgtggccttaaggtaagaaataaacctaccctttggcactacatcatcacccttctaTTCAATAACTGGcttatttggaaattcgaacctaacagttctgttTCGGCAAtcaagtttggcaaaacatgaataaagttaatccatccccattatcacatcaaaatcgaccattctcaattcaataagatcagccacggtgtcccgaccacgcaatatgacaacacaatccctataaaccagCGCTGCAAAAATAGATTCActaaccagagtagatacagagaacgactcatgaagttgttccggttctatcccaaattccatggcaacataaggtgtgacatatgacaaagtagaACTTGGATCAATAAGATCAAACAGATCATGAAATTGGACagttaatatacctgtgacaacatctggagaagcctctgaattctggcgacccctgATAGCATAGAAATTgccggatcctcccgaactctatgctccacccctagctgcaccacgccttgcggatgttggagtgcctcgagctggaggaggtgctgtggatgtagtagctccagaactggctggctgtgccatgCCCCTTCCCGCACCCTAGCGGgatgaacgacaatccctctgaatgtgacccctcaatttgcatctgtagcatatgggtaagtccacgTAGCATATTTCTAGGTGCATCTTTctacacctagggcatgggggcctcctctgctgctggaatctaccaccatgacgaccctgctTATAGGATCCCATGTTGCtctgattgggcctgaaacggctccactgtTGCTGCTGATtgggccctgatggcggtgcactggccgaagactgagcaaagggcTGTGATGGCCCTGTCGACCCTCCTCTAAAGGCTGACCTACCGCCACTAGAataaccaccaaagttgcccgtagaccgggccttattactaccctctcgctccattttgTTCCTCAATTTACGAGTCTCTGTTGCTTGAATGAATGCCACCAATTTTCCataattcatatcagaattcaaggctgttgtagcggcctcattaattaccaaagtactaaggccctgtacaaatcggcgcactctagcctccatagtaggcaataTGTAAATAGCATAGTTGGATAGGTACGCGAATCTCAtgtggtaatcccacacactcggGCTACCTCGcctcaggttctcaaactcagcagcatgggctgccttagtATCAGTATGTAAGAAATGATaaatgaaggcatcggcaaactctccccatctcgccggagggctcccttcttcacgggactcaaaccaagaatatgccaacTCTTTCAAGCAGTAGGAGGCTAATTCCACTACCTCCGTCTCATTAGAACGCATAACTCGGAGTGTCTTGtgtatctcatcaatgaagtcttgtgggtcctcctctgggttagtacccgtgaacactataggatccaactggagaaacctgttcaccctagaactagtagaatcccctggctgactagaaTAAGTGGGtgtaacatttgatctctggcttgggaagccactatctgagccaatatatgtatggctcccctaagatcaaccattttatatcaatcatagcatttcatattactttcatatcttttcatttcattggtactaatggccataattataagatcattcttagcACGTTGGCCTTATTTAGTATGTCATGCTCACCTTTCCACTTTCTAGCATCAACAtcgtcaacaacaacaacaacaacttaaatcaaggcatgtagtacacatgtgagcaattaagagtctaaggcacatagagattcttcacaaaatttggcataatagccttcgtttgaatttaacttgaagtcgaacatttctaatgcacaacccatatttttaacacatcctcaattgataacataacataagtaaagcatttggaatacttgttgaacatatatctttcaatccaatcttactcggaatagccaattttatagtgaaccactcgggacttacataattcacctgaatatcgtgggatccaattctaagagaagattttagccaacatacctcaattgagcttccttaaactctaaaatgttccggaattcttagcaacttcaatctattgtagaaatataataaattgaatcaaaattatgaagatgctcatggttctaactcatttgagcattttatcaaatattaagtgtgtattaaggtttcaaggtccttttatggaggattccatcatcccacaacccaatctttaccatttttagctcaacaatcttcctacaccctttaataacacatgcatgtaaaataaacaactctcatgcccaaatattatcttgctaattacctatTTCTTGACAAATTCGAAATTAAGGTTAGAGtttagaatcttacctttaggatgaagaccttgtgggttttccttgttaatctttcaagatttaagcaagaattgaagaatcaattattgaggaacaccatCTCACTCTAGGGAATTCTctttcactctaaaatgtcagatttttgctcaaaaatggcccaaaatgtgtatttaacgaagtagggtcgggttttaaaaactcaaaaataaagctccggaacaggttctacggtcgcatatatgacgcataatggttatgcggtccgcgaaatgaccgcgaaattggggtgccaaaCTGGAAATGAACTGACCCGGTctacggtcattatgcggcccacagacctgttctgtggtcgcataatgcaccgcagaacggttctgcggtcgcatagtggccGCGCAATTGACATCCAAATTGGGTTAATTAACTGCCTTACTACGCagccattatgcagtccgcagagttattctgcggtcgcataatggaccgcagaaatgcatttcactgccaaacattttcctttactttccagtgcatcgttcaacccaaaatgtctgACACCACGAACACGTaagcccaattcggcaccacgaaacattattttcttttgcaaattttactgggctttacacttaagtacttcgaaatattttttttctggggtgttacaccaGGCCACCtatccaactctctcaagaacctcAAGAGGACCaatgtacctagggctcaacttgcccttcttcccgagcAAAACTCTGAGTATAACCTTCTCACCCaacatatatgcaacatcacgaaccttcctgtcaacataacttttctgcctggactgtgctaTACAAAGCTGCTTCTGGATTAAATTTACTTTCTCCAAAGTATCACGTACCAAATCAGTGgctaacaacctagcctcccaaGACGCAAACCAACCAACCGGCGAATGGCAttgcctcccatacaaggcctcataaagagccatctggatactcgactgatagttATTGTTTTATGCGAACTCAACTAATGGTAGAAACCTATCCCGTGAACCCTCGAAAACAATAACACAAGCACAACTGATATACGCAGTCCAAatcaatagaatcacccaccggtgtagatacatgaatagaggTATAACTAatgaatcacgaggcatatccaaataacgagcaaagtgtgatgacacatataaataagtagaaccaggatcaaataatactgaagcatccttgtggcacactAAAATGAtatatgtgatcacggcatcagaAGTAGCTGCCTCTAGCTTGGCGGGAAAAGCATAGCATAGAGCCTGACCTACGCATGACTGCCCACCCCCTCTAGGGCGGCCTTGACCCGcacgacctccaccccgagctggctgaacGGATGGTGTAGAAATTGGTGCAGAAGTCATATCATGTCCTCCTTTATGCAATGTACCTCCGTAATGACGGGGACAATACTTTCTCACATGCCCCAATTCTCCACAATTGCAACAATCTCAAACTGTTGTAAAGCCTGAATTGGACCCCGAGAGCTAGAATAAATATTGGTAGAACCTGGTACTgacgaaccctgaactgatggagtacGGTACGAGATCTGAGCTAGGAGTGTACTGAAAGATGACTGAACTAGACGAGTATTGTATGAACTGTGGCTAGCTTATGAACCATGAGGAACCTGACGAGCCATATGAGCGGGCCAAAAAGGACGACCTCTAATGTGATGTGActggcctctagatgaggcactgctAGAAACCACCTAACCCACGGCTCTTGCCCTCCTGCTCCTCATGCTTAAGCCTTCAAACTTGGACCAAACGCCTAGCAATCTCAACCACCTGATCAAACCTAGCATCCGTCTTGGCCTCTCAAGCCAAACTATAATGtagaccatagttgaggccatcaatgaacctcttgatTCTCTCTCTTAGTAGAAACCAACCATAAGGCATAACGGGCCAAATATGCAAACctcaattttaggcgatccgagtccgggggcccgaccaacttgtaaggcatgggctatagcatatgaaaatatgagaattaggcggaattctagttttttgcctgtaaaacgcaaaacatgaggaacgatcattacggagtggtaactatggttccttaggttgtatttcatggcccaaaaagtttttaggcgatcgaggtctgggggctcgcgcccactcgaaaggcgtgggctataactttGTATGACTTTTCTCttctattttttttgtatttcctcccttttctttttctatttgtatttttttatCATTGCTTCCATTGAATTCCGTGTTCTTTAACGACAAGATCTCTTATTTTATTGATCCTCGAAATATAAAATTCGGGCATTTCCTTCAATTGGGTGAATAGAGGTTAAGACTTTAGAATTAATAAATACGcatgacaagaatgcaagaaagtgaagtttcctaataatTCGTTAGCCTCTCGAAAAttagtacagacatctctgtaccgatctgcaagatttactaaacttgttcatgactcgtgagacctaagaaaCCTAGTGATCtggtaccaacttgtcatgacccaacttCCATCggagccgtgatggcacctaacacttctttctaggcaagccaacagttcCACAACAACAGTAAATTCAATAAAATAGAATTTTAATAAACTCAATAGTAGGGATATCATGAAATAACTGTGAAACAACAGTAATACTTCTATAACCATCTTTATGATCCGGTGTCAATGAGTTATTGAGCactaaaaaatatcaaaatacaaggccaaatcctcaatacaactgtctgaacaaTAGAAAagtaataacaaaaataaatgaaATAGAATTTCAAGGTCTGCAGACAATATAgaaactacctcgtagtctcccaaaaGTTGGAACCAACATAACTCTAGCAATCTTCACGTTcagaagtacctgaatctgcacacgaagtgcagagtatagtatgagtataaccgactacatatactcaataagtaataaacttAACCTTGGGCttaaagcagtgacgagctcaaaagTAATAGTCAGAGACTAATTTTAATAACCAATAACAGCTCGGGATATAAAGGAAACTGTATAAGTAAATAACCCAATGATATCATGTTCATCTCGTTCACATTTCAGGAATTTAGACATGTtttccaagtataacagttaaagcCCAACACAAATAAACATTTCAGTTACTAGCTagtatgaggaaagtacatctctacgcttacatgtcaaatatactaaTAGCTCAATATCATCACACTGAAACCCTCAAGAGTAAACGCACTTAGCGCTCATGGTGCCTGGCACAAGGCTCTCACCATCACACGCGTCAATACTTAGCACTGTATGTGTACCTGGCAAAAATGCCACTCACCAAAGCATGTATATATAACATTGTGCATGCGCTCACTACTGGCATGTCAGACTTCGGAGGagtggatcctgcccaagcgctaatcataatcacATAGCCCAATAGTGGGGCATGATGCACGCATCGCCCCAAATCAGTAACACTTAACCCAGTTTGAGACTGGCGTACgctcacctcaatatcaataccaaatTGGCTCTATGGCCTAAGCTTAGTCATAAACTAGTCAAGTCTCAGTTAACCACATCTAACAGTACTCAACTCAATAGTGTTACACATATGAGGCATTAACAACATGTGAAAAATCAAATAAGAAAGTATTGACAAAGATATCCAAGTTTAAAAATTCATGCCGAATCACATCAAAACGACcgggaatgatctcaaatttttcacacaagtcccaacTGACAGAAAGgtcctattccaacttccggaaccaaaatccaaatCCGTTACaaaaaaaagtcaactctctgtcaaatctatcaaccttccaaacctttaacttacTACCTTTCATCGAAAAGCTTCTAATCAacctaaggacctccaaatccaaatacggacatacgcctaagtccaaaatcaccatacaaagctatttaaatcatcaaaacttcattccaaagtcatctacataaaagtcaaactctgatcaACTCTTACAAACTAggtttccaaccttgggactaagtgtcccaattcactccaaaacctcccCAAAACCAAACTAACCACCCCGGCATGTCACATAATAACAATAACACATAAGTAAAGAATCAAATAGGGTAAATGACCGAACGGGTTGTTACACTCAGTGAGATAGTAGTGGcaagaattattaatgatactcacTTAACAACTTGATCAGTTCATAATATAAAAGTTCACAGCATCAATTCCAAACTAAACATGAAATACAGGTATAACCAAGcagtgcatatagagaagatgtgCTCGAGTCTTTTAACAGTTTCATTGCTCATAATATAGAGAGGATATGTGATTATCACCAACGAATCATCAACATtcgcatatagagaagatatgcctAAATAATCAAGTCAATGTGTATAGa containing:
- the LOC138906080 gene encoding uncharacterized protein, with the translated sequence MALYEALYGRQCHSPVGWFASWEARLLATDLVRDTLEKVNLIQKQLCIAQSRQKSYVDRKVRDVAYMLGEKVILRVLLGKKGKLSPRYIGPLEGSHTYIGSDSGFPSQRSNVTPTYSSQPGDSTSSRVNRFLQLDPIVFTGTNPEEDPQDFIDEIHKTLRVMRSNETEVVELASYCLKELAYSWFESREEGSPPARWGEFADAFIYHFLHTDTKAAHAAEFENLRRGSPSVWDYHMRFAYLSNYAIYILPTMEARVRRFVQGLSTLVINEAATTALNSDMNYGKLVAFIQATETRKLRNKMEREGSNKARSTGNFGGYSSGGRSAFRGGSTGPSQPFAQSSASAPPSGPNQQQQWSRFRPNQSNMGSYKQGRHGGRFQQQRRPPCPRGRQNSEASPDVVTGILTVQFHDLFDLIDPSSTLSYVTPYVAMEFGIEPEQLHESFSVSTLVSESIFAALVYRDCVVILRGRDTVADLIELRMVDFDVIMGMD